The sequence cagatcgcaaaactctccttcatcttcttgttactttgatcctctccactcttgattatggatgccatatctactcctctgcctcaacttctctccttgcccatcttgatacaatccatcactgtggtcttcgcttagcactaggcgcctttcgctcctccccagttgagagcctgtacactgaatcaggcataccatctctatctcgatgtcgtgcccttctctctctccgatgctatgttcgattccaccaattttccctcactaaactaactatcccacaacccctacatCTTACCTtaacttcatctccacgattacctactcctttctccactcgcatggataccctcctctcccattcccctttcccccatctccaacctctcccgttctctgtccattccgtccctccatggcttatacctcacccccatatttgctcttctgttttccccgacccaccaaaatcaaatatccctcctactgtccttctcacacatttccttgaccatgtctccactcattcctctagtattcacgtatatactgatggctccaaatccacctccggtgctggttttgcagtaatcttcccaactcgtactttcaaatactcccttcctcctgaatccagtgtccttactacagaactgtatgcactcctttttgctctaaaacacatatactcactctcctcttcctcttttacaattttttactgactcccgtaactcattaactctcataaagtcaatacacaccaccaacccccttgtttgtaagatccagaactggttgttctacctatccacacgccataaaacaatcaaattttgctgggtgcccagccatgttggaatccccggcaatgaacaggcagatacactagcacgccacgcctctatgtccacatcataccaatcacgcttctcacgtatcccagccacggattattacccacactttaagaccttcttgtataatcgatggcaatctttttggtcaagcctccgcactaataaattacattctgtaaaactatcaatctcctcctggtcagctccatttcatcggaacagacgttgggagaccgctctcgcccgactacgcattggccacacccgtctaacacactcctatctgatgtcacaatctgatccacccttatgttccttatgtaatgttcccctttcaatcccacacatcctattgtcgtgcccacgttttgaaacaacccgtacctctgttttcccccacctatcctccctttaccgacctcccaacctatcagacatccttacagaatcccacactttctgcttcaacaacctattctctttcctcaaacgcatacatatccttcatctaatctaactccttaccacacccgaccctaaccctttcactcaccaatgcccagcttagacaactaatcactaactcaaccacccttccctaacattaactatagtgctacatgaccttagatgtctagcacatttctcttgcttttaaccattaaccattaaccattgcaaACAGCCTAAACCATAATCCATTTCTTCTTAATACAACAAAATTATCATATGTGAATTGTGAAACCACTGAATTCtacaaacacaaaggaaaaaatctGAAAGAACATTGAACAAATGGGTAATTCCTTTGTTTATGTATCTAGAGTTTCCTCTTTAAAGATTAAAGTTCTCTCCTCTCCAGTAACTTAAGATAAGTACATAGATGGTGCATTTAAGAGACTGAAGGTGACAGTAAATCATTCTTTAAAATCTAACAAACTCCATGAATATCGATTCCATTTctctcagagaaaagaaaaatatggtgaACGCCTTGTAATCTTGAATCTCCGATAGAAAATAAACAGATGTATCATACATTTCATTCATAACCTCAGTCGCTGAATCTAAAAAAACTCGCAAACATAAATCCTAGACTTCCTCCCTTCGTCtgcaaattaaatataatttcttaCGTGCTACGTGCCTTCCTCGCGCTGTGGGCTTGTAGGTGGACTATTCTACAGAATATATTGGAGAGCCAATTTTTCATAATACGATGCACATTTCAGCTGCTTGATAACTCGACAAACAGTGGAGAAATAAGGTCTTGAATGTATTTCTACAAACGAAAGGGAATGTAACAAATGGGTCTATTTATGGGATAAACTAACGTTCGAATGTGCGTGTATTTCTGATTTATTTTGTGGATTTTTGTTCCTTTCAGCCGTTTGTTTGGTCATGTTATCCCATTTCACGATAAACTGCGAAATTTTGCGATTTATATATGTTGGGAGAATCTTTGTATTCTGCAAGGTgctatattttaatgaaaaatgaatgtAGGTAATAAAACAGGAATATCACAAATGGATATTGacgtatagtgaaaaaaaaatgcatcctcGATAAAGGGAGTATCTTGGAAGACAGGCAACAAGCCACAGGATACACATCACACTACACGGACAAAAATGCATTCGCGTgcgcactcgtgtgtgtgtgtgtgtgtgtgtgtgtgtgtgtgtgtgtgtgtgtgtgtgtgtgtgtgtgtgtgtgtgtgtgtgtgtgtgtttatatatataatcgtgtatatattgttacgccggccgcctcgtctctctgccaccaacacaaggcaggctaggcagacggcgtgttatccacagggtcgtaaacacttaacagttccaagaggcaccgagcaccacagcgtcccagaacaccacgaggggaaacgccaggaggcgaggcagggcacgaaataaacacaaaatgacagtctttcctttatttacacaagttatttacccgtacacttttctataggcacaatacagggggaaaccagcatgtcacactgcacgatcagcttataacagggcaacacaaagtatatatcaggtcacaacggcacacacgaggtcttcacaggagcagcacccaactccgtctccctggcttgttcctccgctcctccgctcacagccagctgcgtcatgtttgcccaggtcccttcatgttaacacgtttcgcacagagacaaagacccactggcatagcaatatatatatatatatatatatatatatatatattatatatatatatatatatatatatatatatatatatatatatatatatatatatatttgtgtgtgtgtgtgtgtgtgtgtgtgtgtgtgtgtgtgtgtgtgtgtgtgtgtgtgtgtgtgtgtgtgtgtgtgtgtgtgtgtgtgtgtgtgtgttgtgtgttgtgtgttgtgtgttgtgtgttgtgtgttgtgtgttgtgtgttgtgtgttgtgtgttgtgtgtgtgtgtgtgtatgtatgtgtgtatcatatatatatacacacactgtgtatatctacatatgtatatatatatgtacacacacacacatttatatatgtatgtatatatatatatatatatatatatatatatatatatatatatataaatatacatacacacatatatatccacacagagagagaggggggggagggaaagacttTATTGAGCCAGAAACTTACATCtcaaaagaaggagagagtaagatagagagagagagagtgagcgagcttACGCCTGCTATATCTAATTGTCATGTAACTTTAAATTGATTTTCGTTTTCTGGAAGGATGTTTCATTCACGAAGAAAACTTGTCTAAAAAACTAAATTGTTTTACATCCTTTCACCACTTTCATACTCTTTAACTATGACGCAGTCTAATCCAAATGATCCTCTTTGGCAAGCTTCACCAAGGCGTAGTTGTAAAGCACATTTAATCACGTTACCccgctttcttctttcctctagcATTGTAAATTCTAAATTCttgattcttttttataattcaagTCCCTTAACGTTGGCGTCTCTTTAGCTGGACTCTTTCCAATTCCTCTACGCCCGTATGTGGTTTCCATTCTACCGCTGCATAACCTGGCGTTGGTTCGTCAAACTCGTTTCACCGTGACCCAGTTTAATTTTGTACACTACCTTCAAGACCAAGTATGTCCATTATATCGTACCTTTCTTTCAatccgatatctatctatctatctatctatctacatatatatatatatatatatatatatatatatatatatatatatatatatatatatatatatatatatatatatatatatattcacatgtgtgtgtatgtgtttgttcttCTTACCTAGTTCTTACTTAattgtttcaatacgggagaagagctaagctcagatggtcccgtctgctatatttaaattatcatatatagtcATTCGGGGGAATTAATGACCCGGACCTTTTAGGGGTAAAAATTGATTGCCCCCATGGGGGGGTTTGAACACTCCTAAATTGAAATCTCTCTCATATGTAGTTAGGAGAAGTATTGaagtattttctgtaatttttttggatttccaaaatgaaaaatttaagtaTGAGATCAATTATCCCAAAAGCTTGGAAAAAAAGTTTGTCCAAACATTTTTCAAGTTTTACTAAATATCCATTTTTTgcctcaaaaattattttttgctttccatCTGGGTAAAATATGAATCCTGGGGTATAAAGTGACCATCCTATGTGTTTGCTCAATGATTCTACTGCCCCCACAGTTTGTGGGGGGATGTCAATGTGGGGCAAATTATGACCAAGTATGGGGCAAATAATGACCAAattgtcatattcattatttacccCGCAATTCACTTTTTACCTCAACTCTTTTTTCCCCACATATGATTTTTTACCCCAATCTTGGTCATTTTTTACCCCCAATGATTTTATTCAcaacataatttatgtatataaatatattctggtATTCTGGTCTCCAGAACAATTGATAAAACCTGATCTAGGAACTATACTGTGTAATCTAATCTACTAAATTCTATTTCCAGAGTAAATAGACAGGTGCATTTAATATAAGGCTATCACAGTATCATCTAAAATCTATCAGAATGGTACGgacctataaaaagaaaatgaagcaatatAATGAAGTTACAATTGCAGTAGCAATTAATGATGTAATAGGAGGATCATCTATCAAGAGAACTGCTAAGAAATAAGGAATGAGTAGTGGAATGTTGTGGAACCGTGTCCAGATGAAAAAATCTAATACTGAACACAAGGATAATAgggtatataagtgatatatatatatatatatatatatatatatatatatatatatatatatatatatatataatttcccccccccccccagttgtaAATGAACCTAGAATGGATACtgtacaaatgtaatatatatactgtgtagcctatatgtacaggtgtgtgtgtgtgtgtgtatcttatcacCATTAATTATGTCACTTCAATCCCTTATGAACAGGGAAGGAAGATTTGTCTTGGTACAGAGTTGGAAGACAAGTTGAAGAATCTCCTTAAGAGGATGGAAAAGATGGGGCTAGGTCCCACCTTCTTGGAATTCCAGGATATAGTACATGACTATCTCATTGCCAATGAAATAAGCACTCCATTCAAAGACAACCGACCTGGACGTGATTGGGTTAACAGCTTCCTGCTCAGACATAATATGACATTAAAAAAAGGAGGACAAATGCAGTTGGCCCGCAAGAGTGTTACTTCAGATCCATTTGTTATTTATGGATTTTACGACATGCTTGAGAAGGAAATGGATCGTCTCAATATCAAAGATCGTCCAGTGTATTTATAACTTGGATGAAACGGGGTTCCCAATGGACCCATCAAAGTCCAAGACAATTGggtcaaagggagaaaaaacagtgAGGCTCACACATGGCGCTAACAGAGAGAACATTACCGTCCTCGCAACATGCTGTGCAGATGGTACATGTCTTGATCCCCTTGTAGTTTTCAAGGGCAAGAAAATGCAGTCAACTTGGATAGGAGAGGAAGCACTACCAGGCACACAGTACGCTGTTACTGAATCTGGATGGATGACAAGTACTGTGTTTGAGGACTATTTTAAGACATTagcaaaaaagactgctaacaccCGTCCATTACTGGTAATCCTGGATGGACATCTAAGCCACACTTCATTGACCACTGTGGAGGTGGCAATCCAGGAGAATATCTCATTAATCAAACTACCTCCACATTGTACCGACTTGCTTCAGCCTTTAGACGTTGCCTGTTTCGCACCAATGAAATCAAACTATGATGCAAAGCTTACACAATATGTGCAGACAACTGGCGCACGAGAACCGCTTAGAAAATCAGAATTTGTTAACATGCTATGTAGCATCTGGAGGCAAAGTCTttcagaaaataacataaaagctGGCTTCAAGGCAACTGGCTTAATGCCCATTGATAAGACAAAGTATAACAATGAGAGGCTAGATCCTATCAAATTGGCAACATACAACTCATGGGTAAGCAAAGGGATGCCaactaatgagaataatgaccCAATCCTTGAAGAGATACCCGAGCCAAATAATCAGGAAGAGCCACAAATTGAACTGCCCATTGAACCAATTAGGACATCAACACCAGCTCCTacaacactcactcacatacagaTTCAAAGGCAGGCTGCAGCCACTGGACAAATGATCAGTCTAATTCATTAACTAGTCAAATTAATCAAGATGCAGAGAACAATACTTTGAGTAAATTCAGCACAGCAGAACTGGTTGATGAACTGCAAAGAAGAGCCCCTTCAGGTAAGACTTTAGACTTTCTACATAACAAGAAGTTATCATACAACAGCATagggcataaatatatacattaaatgacaatatacatatttcagtttaaaaacatgaaaaatatgatataaatccaagtcatgattaaaacaatctattaaaaatcaaattttgtataatattcacgttaatatatatatatatatatatatatatatatatatatatatatatatatatatatatatatatatatatatatgcttaaaattgctaaaattttctaaaactgAACTAAAACTAACCATAACATTTTAAAATCCAGGTATGAAGTACACCATCACTTTGGAGTTAAAACCTACTGAAACCACTCTGGAGGAGGTGCTCCATGCCCGCGGTCGAAGTGCTACCCCAGTTATGAAACGTAGAAGAGTAATACCTATGAAAGGACAGGTTATTACCAATGAAGAGTGCTTATAAGAGATCAAGagtaaagaggagaataaaatgcaaacagctaagcaaaacaaaaagacaaagcagcccccaaagaaaaagaatgttgaaGTTTCAGACACAGATTCCACAACTGTATCCACTGAGGAAATGGATGATGGCAACACTTCCAGTGATATCTCGCTGTCTGACCTGCTGCCTCCTATGACCCCAGAAGCTACAGATGAAGTCAATGAACAACAAGAGAATGCTGGcactaatcatgatatgatgcctAAGCTGAGTGATGATTCTGTGAACAAATATTATGCTGTATTTTACACTGATCCCAAGTTAAAATATTATTGGGGTAAGGTGACGAAGACCTTTAcaaatgacgatgacgacgatgacattGAAAAGGTGGAAGTTGACTTCCTTCACCAAAAGGCATTTAGTAGTAACCCACATGACTGGACATGGTGCGAAAGACCAGTAAAAGACATTGAAGTATTAGAGTCACAGTACATATTTTATGGACCTGTTCTCCCAGAAATCAAAAAAGGAGTTTTCATTTTCCCTGATGTAGAGGCAAATGCCTGTCTTCTTCGTCTTAAAAAGGAAGGGctctgttaattaattttattaacagaATGGATCTGACCTAGTACTAGGGTCATTATTTAccccattcattttttccccactggattttttttaccccaaaatggtCATTTTTTTCGCTACAGGCAAATTTGccaaatttttcaaataattcaGTTTGTTTAGTGATTCTTTGAGAAAATTCATCTCTATGAACTCTATTAGAATCCAAAGTAATTAAAATTTAGAGAAGTTtcagcccttttattttttgcccctCACAATTCATTTCTTACCCCGTTTGGGGGCAACAAATGATTATGTCTTTTtcagttattaagaaaaaaatataaagattagaaCAAAAAAGTGTACAGTGAAAGCACAACAGGATTACATATCTtatggtgtatttgttttttttctaaggcaAGTATTATGGGCTACaggatgatgttaatgaaaacttTCATTTATTCCCCCGAATGACTATAACTTTTTAAATGGATGCccatttttggcacacacaacgttatttggacgattgttccatgtttcaatagttctgtttgggaaactgaacttcttgactTTTTTACTTGCAACTTTTTGCAGTGACCTCTCGTCCTTCGAGTGTTCAAAATCATAGTTATCTTTGTTTAAATTGACCCTTCCTGTGATatgattaaacatcattatcatgtcacctctttttctgtgtgtgtgtgtgtgtgtgtgtgtgtgtgtgtgtgtgtgtgtgtgtgtgtgtgtgtgtgtgtgtgtgtgtgtgtgtgtgtgtgtgtgtgtgtgtgtgtgtctatatgcatatttatttttatcattattactattattattattatcattatcgttattattactattatgcggCGGCCCACTGAACATGAGCTTGCAATCCGGTACTGAATTGCGACCCTTGCTGTGAAAAGTCCTGCCCTGCATCTACATATATGGCTACGGTTTCACCAGGTGAATGAAGACAGCACTGGCAGTTACTCTTTTATTGTAGGGTCCAACCTGTGGACAACTATCATATATGAACAATAATCCAAAATGATTGCA is a genomic window of Penaeus monodon isolate SGIC_2016 chromosome 10, NSTDA_Pmon_1, whole genome shotgun sequence containing:
- the LOC119577797 gene encoding uncharacterized protein LOC119577797, whose translation is MQTAKQNKKTKQPPKKKNVEVSDTDSTTVSTEEMDDGNTSSDISLSDLLPPMTPEATDEVNEQQENAGTNHDMMPKLSDDSVNKYYAVFYTDPKLKYYWGKVTKTFTNDDDDDDIEKVEVDFLHQKAFSSNPHDWTWCERPVKDIEVLESQYIFYGPVLPEIKKGVFIFPDVEANACLLRLKKEGLC